From Microbacterium sp. LWH11-1.2, one genomic window encodes:
- the tsaD gene encoding tRNA (adenosine(37)-N6)-threonylcarbamoyltransferase complex transferase subunit TsaD yields MSEPLVLGIETSCDETGIGIVRGRTLLSNTIASSMDEHARFGGVVPEVAARAHLEALQPSIDAALAEAGVTLDDLDAVAVTSGPGLAGALMVGVGAAKGLAVSLDKPLYAVNHLVGHIAADILTPDSEPLEYPTIALLVSGGHTSLLHVRDLTTDVELLGETMDDAAGEAFDKVARLLSLPYPGGPEIDRAALDGDPDAIRFPRGLSRASDLAKHRYDFSFSGLKTAVARWVEGFEADEANRGAAIPVADVAASFREAVVDVLVTKALAACADLGVPRLLLGGGVIANRRLREVALARAEAAGVTVRIPPLSLCTDNGAMIAALAAELISSGRGPSTLAFGADSTLPVTDIQVAEAVPA; encoded by the coding sequence TCCAACACGATCGCCTCGAGCATGGACGAGCACGCGCGCTTCGGCGGCGTCGTTCCCGAGGTCGCCGCCCGGGCGCACCTCGAGGCGCTGCAGCCCTCCATCGACGCGGCACTGGCCGAGGCCGGGGTGACACTCGACGACCTCGATGCGGTCGCGGTCACCAGCGGGCCGGGCCTCGCGGGCGCGCTCATGGTCGGCGTCGGTGCGGCGAAGGGCCTCGCCGTGTCGTTGGACAAGCCGCTGTATGCCGTCAATCACCTCGTCGGCCACATCGCCGCCGACATCCTGACCCCCGACTCCGAACCGCTGGAGTACCCGACCATCGCACTGCTGGTGTCCGGCGGGCACACCTCGCTGCTGCACGTGCGCGACCTCACGACCGACGTCGAGCTGCTCGGCGAGACCATGGACGATGCCGCCGGAGAGGCCTTCGACAAGGTGGCCAGACTCCTCTCGCTGCCGTATCCCGGCGGGCCGGAGATCGACCGCGCGGCCCTCGACGGCGACCCCGACGCGATCCGCTTCCCGCGGGGGCTCTCCCGCGCGTCCGATCTGGCGAAGCACCGCTACGACTTCTCCTTCTCGGGGCTGAAGACCGCCGTCGCCCGCTGGGTGGAGGGCTTCGAGGCCGACGAGGCGAACCGGGGCGCGGCCATCCCGGTCGCCGATGTCGCCGCGAGCTTCCGCGAAGCGGTCGTCGACGTGCTGGTGACGAAGGCCCTCGCCGCCTGCGCGGATCTCGGTGTTCCCCGGCTGCTGCTCGGCGGCGGGGTCATCGCGAACAGGCGCCTGCGCGAGGTCGCCCTCGCGCGTGCCGAGGCGGCCGGCGTGACCGTGCGGATCCCGCCCCTCTCGCTGTGCACGGACAACGGCGCGATGATCGCGGCACTGGCCGCCGAGCTGATCTCCTCGGGGCGCGGACCGTCGACCCTCGCGTTCGGGGCGGACTCCACGCTCCCGGTGACGGACATCCAGGTCGCGGAGGCGGTTCCGGCAT